ACCAGCTCGTTCTTGCGGATGCGCCCGTACGGATTGAATCGGCTAGCGGTGAGGTCTATGTCGCAGCCCTGGATGTGACAGATCCCGCTCACACGCCATCCAAGATTGTTGAGCAGCCGCACGAAGCAGCCGAACAAACCCTGTCGATCGATTCGATCAGCCGCCCGCAGCAGCAGGGGGAAATCGTCGTGCGTGGCGATCGGCCGCCGCGGTGCCTTGGTTCTGAGCCGTGGGAGATGCACCGGCTTCTGCGCGAGTAGATCTCCCGCATCTCCCGGATCTCCCGGATCTCCCGCATCTCCCGCATCTCCCGCATCTCCCGCATCTCCCGCATCTCCCGCCATCCACAGAGGCCGTTCGATCCACCCCGTCTTTGCCCATCTCGCCTCGCCGCCGGACGCCGGCGCGTGGGCCGCTCGCGCCATAACGGCAGGATGGTTAGGTTGTGTGCGCCCGAGCAACCGAGACTCTCCCGGAGTGAAATCTTCATGGCCGACGCCAACCTCCTGCATACGCCGCTGCACGACGAGCACGCCGCGCTCAACGCCAAGCTCGTCCCCTTCGCCGGCTACGAGATGCCCGTGCAGTACCCCACCGGCATCACGGCCGAGCACCACGCGGTGCGCAACGCGGCGGGCCTGTTCGACGTGAGCCACATGGGCGAGTTCGAGGTGCGCGGCGACCGCGCGCTGGAGTTCGTGCAGCACGTGACCACCAACGACGCGAGTAAGCTGGAGGTGGGCCAGGCGCAGTATTCCACGCTGCTCCAGGACGACGGCACGCTGCTGGACGACCTGCTCGTGTACCGCTTCCCGGACCGGTACATGCTGGTGGTGAACGGCTCGAACAAGGACAAGGACTTCGCCTGGATCCAACGCTACACGGGCGACTTCGGCGTGGAGCTGACGGACCGGACGGACGAGATCGCCCTGCTCGCGCTCCAAGGTCCCAAGGCGCAGGAGATCCTGTCGCGGCTCACGGACGCCGACCTGGACTCCATCCGCTACTACCGCTTCGCGGAGGGCACGGTGGATGGCGTGCCGGCCATCATCTCCCGCACGGGCTACACGGGCGAGGACGGCTTCGAGCTTTACGTCGCCGCGGATCGGGCGCCGGCGCTGTGGCGGAAGATCCTGGAGACGGGCAAGGACGACGGGCTGATCCCCGCCGGCCTGGGCTGCCGCGACTCGCTGCGGCTGGAGATGGGGTACGCGCTGTACGGCAACGACCTGGACGAGAAGACGACGCCGCTGGAAGCCGGCCTGGGCTGGGTGGTGAAGCTGGACAAG
This genomic interval from Longimicrobiaceae bacterium contains the following:
- the gcvT gene encoding glycine cleavage system aminomethyltransferase GcvT, with protein sequence MADANLLHTPLHDEHAALNAKLVPFAGYEMPVQYPTGITAEHHAVRNAAGLFDVSHMGEFEVRGDRALEFVQHVTTNDASKLEVGQAQYSTLLQDDGTLLDDLLVYRFPDRYMLVVNGSNKDKDFAWIQRYTGDFGVELTDRTDEIALLALQGPKAQEILSRLTDADLDSIRYYRFAEGTVDGVPAIISRTGYTGEDGFELYVAADRAPALWRKILETGKDDGLIPAGLGCRDSLRLEMGYALYGNDLDEKTTPLEAGLGWVVKLDKGGFVGADALRAQKAAGVERKLVGFRLKERGFPRHGYGVVVDGQPAGEVTSGVLSPTLGEGVGMAYVPAAAAKPGTEIGIVIRDRAVPAEVVRPPFHKGGTVKS